A window of Fictibacillus halophilus contains these coding sequences:
- a CDS encoding lmo0937 family membrane protein — MLWTIIGILVVLWLLGVIFKVAGGIIHILLVIALIVFVLNFIKGRKSK; from the coding sequence ATGCTTTGGACCATTATCGGAATACTAGTCGTACTTTGGTTATTAGGTGTCATTTTTAAAGTAGCTGGCGGGATCATTCATATTTTACTTGTAATCGCCTTAATCGTTTTTGTTTTAAATTTTATTAAAGGCCGAAAATCGAAATAG
- the murA gene encoding UDP-N-acetylglucosamine 1-carboxyvinyltransferase, with amino-acid sequence MEKIIVRGGRRLEGSVRVEGAKNAVLPVIAASILASKGKSTIKDVPSLADVFTINEVLRYLNIDVAFDNGEISVDATNELKTEAPFEYVRKMRASFLVMGPLLARVGLSRIALPGGCAIGSRPIDQHLKGFEAMGATVKIGNGFIEAKIDGRLQGAKIYLDFPSVGATENIMMAATLAEGTTIIENAAKEPEIVCLANYLNAMGATVIGAGTGTIRIVGAEELVGAEHTVVPDRIEAGTYMVAAAITQGDVLVENAIAEHLRPLIAKMEEMGVQIQEEGNGLRVRGPRELKPVDIKTMPHPGFPTDLQSQMMALLLRANGTSVITETVFENRFMHVEEFRRMNGDIKIEGRSSVINGPVNLQGAEVASTDLRAGAALVLAGLVADGYTRVTELKHIDRGYVDFTGKLAALGADIERVNEDVKTTPSKEQSLKSNLA; translated from the coding sequence TTGGAAAAAATCATTGTCCGTGGTGGTAGGCGGTTAGAAGGCTCTGTTCGAGTTGAAGGAGCTAAAAATGCCGTACTTCCTGTCATCGCAGCATCCATTTTAGCAAGTAAAGGCAAAAGCACAATTAAAGACGTGCCTAGTCTAGCTGATGTGTTTACGATTAACGAAGTATTACGTTATTTAAATATTGATGTAGCATTTGATAACGGTGAAATTTCTGTTGATGCTACAAACGAATTGAAAACTGAAGCACCATTTGAGTATGTCCGCAAAATGAGAGCATCATTCCTAGTAATGGGACCATTGCTTGCTCGTGTTGGATTGTCTCGTATCGCACTTCCAGGAGGATGCGCAATTGGATCTCGTCCTATTGACCAGCATCTAAAAGGATTCGAAGCGATGGGTGCAACAGTAAAGATCGGAAATGGATTTATCGAAGCAAAAATTGATGGCCGCTTGCAAGGTGCAAAGATTTATTTAGACTTCCCAAGTGTAGGAGCTACTGAGAACATCATGATGGCTGCAACTCTTGCTGAAGGAACGACTATCATCGAAAACGCTGCAAAAGAACCTGAAATCGTATGTCTAGCTAACTATCTGAACGCGATGGGTGCTACAGTAATCGGTGCCGGAACAGGTACGATCCGCATCGTTGGAGCTGAAGAACTTGTTGGTGCTGAGCATACAGTAGTTCCAGACCGTATCGAAGCTGGTACGTACATGGTAGCAGCAGCTATTACACAAGGTGACGTTTTAGTTGAAAATGCTATCGCAGAACACCTACGTCCTTTAATCGCAAAAATGGAAGAGATGGGTGTACAAATTCAAGAAGAAGGAAACGGACTTCGTGTTCGCGGACCTCGTGAATTAAAGCCTGTTGACATTAAAACAATGCCTCACCCAGGATTCCCGACTGACCTTCAGTCGCAAATGATGGCGCTATTGCTTCGTGCAAACGGAACAAGCGTAATCACGGAAACTGTATTCGAAAACCGTTTCATGCACGTGGAAGAATTCCGCCGCATGAATGGTGATATTAAAATCGAAGGCCGTTCTTCTGTGATCAACGGACCTGTAAATCTGCAAGGTGCTGAGGTTGCTTCAACTGACCTTCGCGCAGGTGCAGCTTTGGTACTTGCTGGGCTTGTCGCTGATGGTTACACACGTGTAACAGAACTGAAGCACATCGACCGCGGATACGTTGATTTTACTGGGAAATTGGCTGCATTAGGTGCTGACATCGAGCGTGTAAACGAAGATGTGAAAACAACACCTTCCAAAGAGCAATCATTAAAAAGTAATTTAGCGTAA
- a CDS encoding YwmB family TATA-box binding protein, with protein MKKWTMTITAILLLVMITSGYAKTDEKTNEVTHIIDVLKDSGATPDKWTMYFRGQTGFTSKGLGYVKQAEELKRNYPEFNWAVTEEEAGHYKMTGLFERNDIGVREKITVITYPQKDQSASYFIYAVEGLVNANQNWKEIQNLIDSRVEQSIGGNPKIFSCVTGTYGDKMVVDLYSQANELVRAFSGDPVEELKEETFVSLSAYTEQWEQAIYTGHQHKMNLQVALRSEGLGSGTTVTIGTPIITSEY; from the coding sequence ATGAAAAAATGGACGATGACGATTACAGCGATTTTGCTATTAGTTATGATTACTTCTGGATATGCAAAAACAGATGAAAAAACAAATGAAGTTACACATATAATAGACGTTCTAAAAGACAGTGGTGCAACGCCTGACAAATGGACTATGTATTTTCGTGGTCAAACAGGTTTTACATCTAAAGGACTAGGGTATGTAAAACAAGCAGAAGAGCTTAAACGTAATTATCCTGAATTTAACTGGGCGGTAACGGAAGAGGAAGCCGGACATTATAAAATGACCGGATTATTTGAGCGTAATGACATCGGGGTTAGAGAGAAGATTACCGTCATTACATACCCCCAAAAAGATCAATCTGCATCGTATTTTATTTATGCGGTTGAAGGACTTGTAAATGCAAATCAAAATTGGAAAGAAATCCAGAACCTGATCGATAGCCGTGTTGAACAATCAATTGGAGGAAATCCCAAAATTTTCTCTTGTGTTACCGGTACATACGGTGATAAAATGGTGGTTGATTTGTATTCGCAAGCAAATGAATTGGTACGCGCCTTTTCTGGTGATCCTGTCGAGGAACTAAAAGAAGAGACGTTTGTGTCGCTTTCTGCATATACTGAGCAGTGGGAACAAGCGATTTATACCGGTCATCAACATAAAATGAATCTTCAGGTGGCATTGCGATCTGAAGGATTGGGCAGCGGAACAACTGTCACAATTGGCACACCAATAATTACGTCTGAATATTAA
- a CDS encoding DUF1146 family protein, with product MIPIGQQALLHIIVHLLFLVISWWALQAVHFDKWIKKGKVMQARVLYILLVISLASIASDFFLKYLQYSTNLSQLFG from the coding sequence ATGATTCCAATCGGACAACAAGCTTTGTTACATATCATCGTACATCTATTGTTTCTCGTGATCTCTTGGTGGGCATTGCAGGCCGTTCATTTTGATAAATGGATCAAAAAAGGTAAGGTCATGCAGGCTAGAGTGTTATACATACTTCTAGTGATCAGCTTAGCGAGCATAGCGAGCGATTTTTTTCTAAAGTATCTACAGTATTCCACGAATCTTAGTCAGCTATTTGGATGA